From the Babylonia areolata isolate BAREFJ2019XMU chromosome 33, ASM4173473v1, whole genome shotgun sequence genome, one window contains:
- the LOC143277235 gene encoding biogenesis of lysosome-related organelles complex 1 subunit 5-like isoform X1: MSCESIFKDICHIHARIFDHHSVFQGHINFFAKEFEERRGDREKTHLDHVQETVQQADTHTLPTIHAHLSTHLHLLTQRIKQATERCKQIAEQENESQKEESEFLKSQRQARQQAMDQFMEQQCQRSARVDQQYEDNVQLFNDSYEELRQQLNQGVPFTNQTYYKFMALGKDIS, from the exons ATGTCGTGTGAAAGTATCTTCAAAG atatttgTCACATCCATGCCAGGATATTTGACCATCATTCAGTTTTCCAAGGTCACATCAACTTCTTTGCCAAGGAATTTGAA GAGCGGCGGGGCGATAGGGAAAAGACCCACCTGGATCACGTGCAGGAGACAGTGCAGCAGGctgacacccacaccctccccaccatccacgcccacctctccacccatctccacctcctcacccagcGCA TCAAGCAAGCCACTGAAAGATGCAAACAGATTGCGGAGCAAGAAAACGAATCACAG AAGGAGGAGTCGGAGTTCCTCAAGTCGCAGCGCCAGGCTCGGCAGCAGGCGATGGATCAGTTCATGGAGCAACAGTGCCAGCGGAGTGCCCGTGTGGACCAGCAGTACGAGGACAACGTGCAACTCTTCAACGACAGCTACGAGGAGCTCCGGCAGCAGCTGAACCAGGGTGTGCCCTTCACCAACCAGACCTACTACAAGTTCATGGCCCTGGGCAAGGATATCAGTTAa
- the LOC143277235 gene encoding biogenesis of lysosome-related organelles complex 1 subunit 5-like isoform X2, giving the protein MSCESIFKDICHIHARIFDHHSVFQGHINFFAKEFEERRGDREKTHLDHVQETVQQADTHTLPTIHAHLSTHLHLLTQRIKQATERCKQIAEQENESQEESEFLKSQRQARQQAMDQFMEQQCQRSARVDQQYEDNVQLFNDSYEELRQQLNQGVPFTNQTYYKFMALGKDIS; this is encoded by the exons ATGTCGTGTGAAAGTATCTTCAAAG atatttgTCACATCCATGCCAGGATATTTGACCATCATTCAGTTTTCCAAGGTCACATCAACTTCTTTGCCAAGGAATTTGAA GAGCGGCGGGGCGATAGGGAAAAGACCCACCTGGATCACGTGCAGGAGACAGTGCAGCAGGctgacacccacaccctccccaccatccacgcccacctctccacccatctccacctcctcacccagcGCA TCAAGCAAGCCACTGAAAGATGCAAACAGATTGCGGAGCAAGAAAACGAATCACAG GAGGAGTCGGAGTTCCTCAAGTCGCAGCGCCAGGCTCGGCAGCAGGCGATGGATCAGTTCATGGAGCAACAGTGCCAGCGGAGTGCCCGTGTGGACCAGCAGTACGAGGACAACGTGCAACTCTTCAACGACAGCTACGAGGAGCTCCGGCAGCAGCTGAACCAGGGTGTGCCCTTCACCAACCAGACCTACTACAAGTTCATGGCCCTGGGCAAGGATATCAGTTAa
- the LOC143277236 gene encoding gem-associated protein 7-like yields MAEDISEEVRRQQQQRTFLRERYLRMLGGLHGEQARVTLYHQTVVHCRFGVSDVDFERLQVSQLSTPMGVLPQAVLRTSDIIAVHVDDLGLKPKS; encoded by the exons ATG GCAGAAGACATCAGTGAGGAAGTGAGGAGGCAGCAACAACAGAGGACCTTCCTGAGGGAGCGCTACCTGCGGATGCTGGGGGGACTTCACGGAGAGCAGGCCCGGGTCACCCTGTACCACCAGACGGTCGTCCACTGCCGCTTCGGGGTGTCGGACGTGGACTTTGAGAGGCTGCAGGTGTCCCAGCTGTCCACACCCATGGGGGTTCTGCCCCAGGCTGTGCTGAGGACAAGCGACATCATCGCCGTCCATGTCGATGACTTGGGGCTCAAACCCAAGAGCTGA